Proteins encoded by one window of Cloeon dipterum chromosome 2, ieCloDipt1.1, whole genome shotgun sequence:
- the LOC135936932 gene encoding calcium homeostasis endoplasmic reticulum protein, with protein sequence MDLPRPPPDQELRNIIDKLAQFVARNGPEFENMTKNKQKDNPKFAFLFGGEFFNYYQYKVTTEQAILKQRGIRPAPSQAKPPPLMQQRPMLHHPPPHLQGGPQGAAASPSSPWMMNQMPPHNLAGPPPQAQILPPALHMPQGPPPPILPPSRPLPPVGPTLESIVAQQQKLQEQIQQSEQNLAAQQQVMAQQQQTQAEEAIRQAQEEKLLVMASEEGIICTELNALLQPIINSCTKDAISQGKGWILHKSQNNPRANTVIALQLLLRSTEPDATFNQKLHIIYLINDVLHHCVRKNADELRKDLEKVVVPMFSNASVNVTEDQIAKLNKLVSLWESKNNYFDATIIEQLKNPQQSYANYRASLVAEFANILTPITAQLQSTFEGYRTQHQAFVNHATQQIQSLEQQKIQLEQQQQQQSVVASQIPMAPECRDPRVIASVPPRPPQDINFSQPPPGYVPMNIPPPSLPDLSKPPPGFPPQAPVVEPCRPEELLPSVPYFELPAGLMVSLVKLEDTAYKPLDPDDIRLPPPAPPSDRLIAAVEAFYGPPSHERPRDSEGWEKLGLYEYYRAKSTAQRAKEEDIMRGAREMSRSPSPIIRERSRSNSPPRRRYQSPPLNNGQLSEANKEADSEQRRRSPQSARSRRSRSRDRSPGPSQSRSRERSVTPPSFFGSAYGGAKQDQSLDENNKGHQLLKKMGWGGAGLGAMEQGIEQPISGGEVRDRVDQYKGIGINLNDPYENFRKSKAQSFITRMKARAAEEPAA encoded by the exons ATGGATCTTCCACGACCGCCTCCAG ATCAAGAACTGCGAAACATAATCGATAAACTAGCCCAGTTCGTGGCGAGAAATGGACCTGAATTTGAAAACATGACGAAGAACAAGCAGAAGGACAATCCAAAGTTCGCCTTCCTCTTCGGTGGCGAGTTCTTCAATTACTACCAGTACAAAGTGACCACCGAGCAAGCTA TTTTGAAGCAACGAGGCATCAGACCGGCCCCGAGCCAGGCCAAACCGCCTCCACTGATGCAGCAGAGGCCAATGCTGCACCACCCACCGCCCCACCTGCAGGGCGGCCCCCAGGGCGCTGCGGCCTCGCCCAGCAGTCCTTGGATGATGAACCAAATGCCGCCTCACAACCTGGCTGGGCCACCCCCACAAGCGCAGATCCTGCCTCCGGCACTGCACATGCCGCAAGGGCCTCCACCACCCATTCTTCCGCCAAGTAGGCCACTGCCGCCGGTTGGACCCACTCTTGAGTCCATTGTGGCGCAGCAGCAGAAACTGCAGGAGCAGATCCAACAAAGTGAACAAAATCTTGCCGCGCAGCAGCAG GTGAtggcccagcagcagcagacacAGGCAGAAGAGGCGATCCGACAGGCGCAGGAGGAAAAGTTACTGGTGATGGCAAGTGAGGAAGGCATCATCTGCACTGAATTGAACGCCCTTCTCCAACCTATTATAAATTCATGCACCAAAGATGCCATATCACAAGGCAAGGGGTGGATCCTGCACAAGTCTCAGAACAATCCGAGAGCAAATACGGTCATAGCTTTGCAGCTGCTGCTCAG GTCGACTGAGCCAGATGCTACGTTCAACCAAAAGCTGCACATTATCTACTTGATAAATGATGTCCTCCATCATTG TGTCCGAAAAAATGCGGATGAATTGAGAAAAGACTTGGAAAAGGTTGTCGTTCCAATGTTTTCGAACGCAAGTGTAAACGTCACAGAAGATCAGATCGCAAAACTCAACAAA CTTGTTTCCCTGTGGGAGAGCAAAAACAACTATTTCGACGCAACCATCATAGAGCAGCTGAAAAATCCTCAGCAGTCCTATGCCAACTACCGCGCTTCTCTGGTCGCAGAGTTTGCCAATATTTTAACGCCCATTACTGCGCAGCTGCAGTCCACCTTCGAGGGGTACCGCACGCAACACCAAGCCTTCGTCAACCATGCCACCCAGCAGATACAG agctTGGAACAGCAGAAAATTCAActtgagcagcagcagcaacagcaatcTGTTGTAGCCAGTCAGATTCCAATGGCACCGGAGTGCAGAG aTCCCAGAGTGATAGCGTCAGTCCCGCCACGACCACCACAAGACATCAACTTTTCCCAGCCGCCTCCAGGCTACGTGCCAATGAACATTCCTCCTCCGAGTCTTCCAGACTTGAGTAAACCTCCTCCAGGTTTTCCACCGCAAGCGCCAGTGGTTGAGCCTTGTCGGCCTGAAGAACTGCTGCCCAGCGTTCCTTACTTTGAGCTGCCGGCCGGATTAATGGTCTCACTTGTAAAG CTCGAAGACACAGCATATAAACCCTTAGACCCAGATGACATTCGGTTGCCTCCTCCGGCGCCGCCCAGCGACCGGCTGATCGCTGCAGTAGAAGCCTTTTACGGTCCACCAAGCCACGAAAGACCCAGGGACAG TGAGGGATGGGAGAAACTTGGGCTGTATGAATATTACCGCGCCAAGAGCACTGCTCAAAGAGCCAAAGAAGAGGACATTATGCGAGGGGCAAGGGAAATGTCTAGATCGCCAAGTCCGATTATTAGGGAGCGATCGAGAAGCAACTCTCCCCCACGGAGGAGGTACCAAAG CCCTCCTCTGAACAATGGTCAATTGAGCGAAGCAAACAAAGAAGCTGACTCAGAGCAGCGTCGTCGGAGTCCGCAGTCGGCCCGCtctcgaaggtcaaggtctcGCGACAGATCTCCTGGTCCATCTCAGTCGCGGAGCCGCGAGAGAAGCGTGACCCCGCCTTCCTTCTT TGGCTCGGCATATGGCGGCGCAAAGCAGGACCAGAGCCTCGACGAGAACAACAAAGGTCACCAGCTGCTGAAGAAGATGGGCTGGGGTGGCGCTGGGCTCGGTGCCATGGAGCAGGGCATTGAGCAGCCCATTTCCGGAGGAGAG gttcGTGATAGGGTGGACCAGTACAAAGGAATTGGAATCAATCTCAATGACCCTTACGAAAACTTCAGGAAATCCAAAGCACAGTCGTTTATTACCCGAATGAAAGCCAGAGCAGCAGAAGAGCCCGCAGCATGA